A region from the Sorex araneus isolate mSorAra2 chromosome 6, mSorAra2.pri, whole genome shotgun sequence genome encodes:
- the LOC129406105 gene encoding proteoglycan 3-like isoform X1, producing MKLPLLLPLLLGAVSARHLGDNVSPLEHLDTQVDISQNLDCSGEQKGQLALHGEEISSGEEEAEASDCQETFEDENDLDSDPAASGDFEDPKEEDTVQLQGTRGYKSFHPVLVKTPETFANARETCRKWYKGNLVSIHNHNTNYYLRSLSSGVNQDKVWIGGSMTQSNQWIQFTWTDGTPWNYSYWAPGEPASGAGYCVALHTKGGLWSRVGCSTLLPFICSA from the exons ATGAAGCTGCCCCTGCTGCTGCCCCTCCTGTTGGGAGCTGTCTCTGCCCGCCACCTGG GGGATAATGTTTCCCCTCTAGAGCATCTGGACACCCAAGTCGACATCAGCCAGAACTTGGACTGCTCCGGGGAGCAGAAGGGACAGCTGGCACTGCATGGGGAGGAAATTTCATCAGGGGAAGAGGAGGCCGAAGCTTCTGACTGTCAAGAGACTTTCGAGGATGAGAACGacctagattcagaccctgcggCCTCAGGGGACTTTGAGGACCCCAAGGAAGAGGACACAGTTCAATTGCAGGGCACTCGTGGGTACAAGAGCTTTCACCCTGTGTTGGTGAAGACTCCCGAGACATTTGCTAATGCTAGG GAAACATGCAGGAAGTGGTACAAGGGCAACCTTGTTTCCATCCACAATCACAATACCAATTACTACCTCAGGAGTTTGTCCAGTGGGGTAAACCAAGACAAGGTCTGGATAGGAGGGTCAATGACTCAGTCG AACCAGTGGATACAATTTACATGGACAGATGGGACCCCTTGGAATTATTCATATTGGGCCCCAGGAGAGCCAGCGAGTGGAGCAGGATACTGTGTGGCCCTGCACACTAAAG GGGGACTTTGGTCGCGAGTTGGTTGCTCAACATTGCTGCCCTTCATCTGCTCTGCATAA
- the LOC129406105 gene encoding proteoglycan 3-like isoform X2 yields the protein MKLPLLLPLLLGAVSARHLEHLDTQVDISQNLDCSGEQKGQLALHGEEISSGEEEAEASDCQETFEDENDLDSDPAASGDFEDPKEEDTVQLQGTRGYKSFHPVLVKTPETFANARETCRKWYKGNLVSIHNHNTNYYLRSLSSGVNQDKVWIGGSMTQSNQWIQFTWTDGTPWNYSYWAPGEPASGAGYCVALHTKGGLWSRVGCSTLLPFICSA from the exons ATGAAGCTGCCCCTGCTGCTGCCCCTCCTGTTGGGAGCTGTCTCTGCCCGCCACCTGG AGCATCTGGACACCCAAGTCGACATCAGCCAGAACTTGGACTGCTCCGGGGAGCAGAAGGGACAGCTGGCACTGCATGGGGAGGAAATTTCATCAGGGGAAGAGGAGGCCGAAGCTTCTGACTGTCAAGAGACTTTCGAGGATGAGAACGacctagattcagaccctgcggCCTCAGGGGACTTTGAGGACCCCAAGGAAGAGGACACAGTTCAATTGCAGGGCACTCGTGGGTACAAGAGCTTTCACCCTGTGTTGGTGAAGACTCCCGAGACATTTGCTAATGCTAGG GAAACATGCAGGAAGTGGTACAAGGGCAACCTTGTTTCCATCCACAATCACAATACCAATTACTACCTCAGGAGTTTGTCCAGTGGGGTAAACCAAGACAAGGTCTGGATAGGAGGGTCAATGACTCAGTCG AACCAGTGGATACAATTTACATGGACAGATGGGACCCCTTGGAATTATTCATATTGGGCCCCAGGAGAGCCAGCGAGTGGAGCAGGATACTGTGTGGCCCTGCACACTAAAG GGGGACTTTGGTCGCGAGTTGGTTGCTCAACATTGCTGCCCTTCATCTGCTCTGCATAA
- the LOC129406119 gene encoding proteoglycan 3-like, with protein MKLPLLLPLLLGAISARHLGYNAPPPESLDTQADNRKNSDCSGEQKGQLALYREKIPSVEEEAEDSGCQETFEDKDDLDSDPAASGDFERPKEEDTVQLQGTHRYKTFHIVLVNRPETFAEATDKCKRWYKGNLVSIHDLSTNYHLRYLASGDNQSHIWIGATVTVSYPWHQYKWTDGSLWNFSLWAPGQPANGVGNCVSMCTQGGLWMRANCTIKLPFICSA; from the exons ATGAAGCTGCCCCTGCTACTGCCCCTCCTGCTGGGAGCCATCTCTGCCCGCCACCTGG GGTACAATGCCCCCCCTCCAGAGAGTCTGGACACCCAAGCCGATAACAGGAAGAACTCAGACTGCTCCGGGGAGCAGAAGGGACAGCTGGCACTGTATAGGGAGAAGATTCCATCAGTGGAAGAGGAGGCTGAGGATTCTGGCTGTCAAGAGACTTTTGAGGATAAGGACGACCTGGATTCAGACCCTGCTGCCTCAGGGGACTTTGAGCGCCCCAAGGAAGAGGACACAGTTCAATTGCAGGGCACTCATAGGTACAAGACATTTCACATTGTGTTGGTGAATAGGCCCGAGACATTTGCTGAAGCTACG GACAAGTGCAAGCGGTGGTACAAGGGCAACCTTGTTTCCATCCACGATCTCAGTACCAATTACCACCTCAGGTATTTGGCCAGTGGGGATAACCAAAGCCATATCTGGATAGGAGCGACAGTCACTGTGTCG tacCCATGGCATCAATATAAATGGACCGATGGGAGCCTTTGGAATTTTTCACTCTGGGCCCCAGGACAGCCAGCAAATGGAGTAGGAAACTGTGTTTCCATGTGCACTCAAG GGGGCCTTTGGATGCGAGCAAATTGCACAATAAAGCTGCCCTTCATCTGCTCTGCCTAA